A single window of Spirochaetota bacterium DNA harbors:
- a CDS encoding lysine transporter LysE, producing MYCTGSASLFVFNGRCVTSMETGTSKKPHPSSQRNAILKIVLSGVGFGMVIQLAIGPVCLYVFQGGTDRGFWYAERIVLAVALVDALYIVAALAGISILLQGPRTGKMLRALGSLVVFIFGLNIVVSELFAMNILPAIGVFGGALTGNPFYNGLIITASNPLTILFWSGVFSSRVSEGGYSRSETVYFSAGCILATLLFLTGVAFASSMVKSFLPNAAVTYLNIAMGIVLLVYAVKMLAKK from the coding sequence ATGTATTGTACAGGAAGCGCATCTTTATTCGTCTTTAATGGAAGGTGTGTGACTTCAATGGAAACCGGGACGTCAAAAAAACCGCACCCTTCTTCGCAGAGGAACGCGATCCTTAAAATAGTGCTCAGCGGTGTAGGTTTCGGGATGGTCATTCAACTGGCCATAGGGCCCGTCTGCCTGTACGTGTTCCAGGGGGGAACCGACCGCGGGTTCTGGTATGCCGAGCGCATCGTGCTCGCGGTGGCGCTGGTGGACGCCCTGTATATCGTCGCGGCGCTCGCGGGAATCTCGATTCTCTTGCAGGGGCCAAGGACCGGGAAGATGCTCAGGGCGCTTGGGTCCCTGGTGGTATTTATCTTTGGATTGAATATCGTCGTATCCGAACTCTTCGCAATGAATATCCTTCCGGCGATCGGCGTCTTTGGCGGCGCCCTGACCGGGAACCCGTTCTATAACGGTTTGATCATCACCGCATCGAACCCCCTGACCATCCTGTTCTGGTCGGGCGTGTTTTCTTCCAGGGTGTCGGAGGGCGGGTATTCCCGGAGCGAAACCGTTTACTTTTCGGCGGGATGCATCCTGGCGACGCTGCTGTTCCTGACGGGAGTGGCGTTCGCTTCAAGTATGGTTAAATCTTTTCTGCCCAATGCCGCTGTCACGTATCTGAATATCGCGATGGGAATCGTGCTCCTGGTTTATGCGGTGAAGATGCTCGCGAAAAAGTGA
- a CDS encoding glycosidase: MDGTESAASRTVHAQRIGPTLTPDRSRVLMRPFFPVRDDIARRIVARVMALTEEEAVRLLEQVLGEFENRHESVERIFRHRFAQVSGLLGSGQAISPERQALIGSYFSHEYSPESAALFNPSIVPHPDQSGLPPGSLRFILSLRATGEGHISSITFRTGTVSARHRITLTPSVPFVAEPERVLKAPYEKPLFARKLQEAGMHNEFCRRVLDQLGETFVLDDLRRVLTEAERRRSGAFDGPADVAARGILLLAESNYEVSFDPGSQVSQRVLFPSVPSQSNGIEDARFVRFRDDDGGYTYYATYTAYDGRITIPQLLETKDFVRFKFITLNGPAVQNKGMALFPRKIDGLYAMLSRQDDENILLMYSDNIHFWQTPLPLLRPEQPWEFVKIGTCGSPIETEAGWLVLSHGVGPMRKYCLGAFLLDLEDPSRVIGRLREPLLAPNEAEREGYVPNVVYTCGALLHGRELVIPYAMSDYATSFATVRLAELLGAME; the protein is encoded by the coding sequence ATGGATGGTACGGAATCGGCGGCTTCCCGCACCGTTCACGCACAGCGTATCGGACCGACCCTGACCCCTGACCGGTCCCGGGTGCTCATGCGCCCCTTTTTCCCGGTTAGGGATGACATCGCGCGAAGGATCGTCGCCCGCGTCATGGCCCTCACTGAAGAGGAAGCGGTCCGGCTGCTCGAACAGGTGCTGGGCGAGTTTGAAAACCGGCATGAAAGCGTGGAGCGGATTTTTCGACACCGTTTCGCGCAGGTGAGCGGGCTCCTGGGGTCGGGGCAGGCTATTTCCCCCGAACGCCAGGCGCTTATCGGTTCCTATTTCTCCCACGAGTATTCCCCGGAGTCCGCGGCGCTGTTCAATCCTTCCATCGTACCGCATCCCGACCAGTCGGGGCTTCCCCCGGGCTCACTCCGTTTCATCCTGAGCCTCAGGGCCACCGGCGAGGGACATATCTCCTCGATCACCTTCCGCACCGGCACCGTGAGCGCGCGGCATCGCATCACCCTTACCCCCTCCGTTCCGTTCGTCGCAGAGCCGGAGCGGGTGCTTAAGGCGCCCTACGAGAAACCTCTGTTCGCCCGCAAGCTCCAGGAAGCCGGCATGCACAATGAATTCTGCCGGCGCGTGCTTGACCAGCTCGGCGAGACCTTCGTCCTGGACGACCTGCGCCGTGTCCTGACGGAAGCGGAGCGCCGGCGCTCGGGCGCGTTCGACGGCCCGGCCGACGTCGCCGCCCGCGGCATACTCCTGCTGGCCGAATCGAACTACGAGGTAAGCTTCGATCCCGGCAGCCAGGTTTCGCAGCGCGTCCTCTTCCCTTCGGTTCCAAGCCAGAGCAACGGCATCGAGGACGCGCGATTCGTCCGGTTCCGCGACGACGACGGCGGTTACACCTATTACGCGACCTACACCGCGTACGACGGCAGGATCACCATCCCGCAGCTCCTCGAGACCAAGGACTTCGTCCGATTCAAGTTCATCACGCTAAACGGTCCCGCCGTGCAGAACAAGGGCATGGCCCTGTTCCCGCGCAAAATCGACGGCCTTTACGCGATGCTTTCGCGCCAGGACGACGAGAACATTCTGCTGATGTACTCCGACAACATCCACTTCTGGCAGACGCCCCTGCCGCTGCTCCGTCCCGAGCAGCCATGGGAGTTTGTGAAGATCGGCACCTGCGGCTCTCCCATTGAGACGGAGGCGGGATGGCTGGTGCTGAGCCACGGCGTGGGCCCCATGCGGAAGTACTGCCTGGGCGCGTTCCTGCTGGACCTCGAGGACCCCTCGCGGGTAATAGGCCGCCTCCGGGAACCGCTGCTGGCCCCGAACGAGGCCGAACGCGAGGGCTACGTCCCGAATGTCGTGTATACGTGCGGGGCGCTTCTGCACGGCCGGGAGCTCGTCATCCCCTATGCGATGAGCGACTATGCCACCAGCTTCGCGACCGTAAGGCTGGCCGAGCTCCTGGGGGCGATGGAATGA
- a CDS encoding glycosyltransferase — protein MQKSSDIRKIAFLGDYLPRKCGIATFTTDLRTAVAREYPSAQCLVVPVNDIEGGYDYPPEVRFEIAEQELPSYLRAADFLNITDVDVLCVEHEFGIYGGVAGSHLLALLHELHMPIVTTLHTILRDPNPDQRRVMHELIRLSTRLIVMADKGRRFLLDVYETPAHKIDLIPHGIPDMPFADPNFFKDEFGVAGRQVLLTFGLLSPNKGIEYALRALPAIIAEFPRTVFIVVGQTHPNLLRDEGESYRLSLERMAKDLGVSKHVVFFNRFVELDELMRFIGAADIYITPYLTETQITSGTLAYAFGAGNAVVSTPYWHATELLAEDRGKLVPFRDPEAIARAVIDLLHDEPLRHSMRKNAYRMGRDMVWSRVAQLYMQSFHQAGQDHSFIGRKSSPIKTLDEQPGQLPPLKLDHLFRMSDSTGIFQHASFTVPNFSEGYCTDDNARALVLALLLQGSGHGSPRVSELAATYAAYLNHAFDRKSRRFRNFMSFDRQWLDETGSEDCHGHALWALGLCMGHAAQSGLHMLAAELFEQALPPAPGFTSPRAWAYALIGIDEYLRRLSGDRRAEQIRETLTMKLMQRHADAATGAWDWFEDTVTYANARLSHALILSGRSMEDTATLKTGLSTLRWLIGIQTSDAGSFRAVGSNGFFPRGQERALFDQQPIEAQATVSACIEAYYATGDSFWADEARRAFEWFLGRNDLGLALYDPSTGGCRDGLHVDRVSQNQGAESTLAFLLALAEMQTLQGALTSFKETPGA, from the coding sequence ATGCAAAAATCATCGGACATTCGTAAAATAGCCTTCCTGGGAGATTATCTCCCCAGGAAATGCGGTATAGCCACCTTCACGACGGATCTGCGCACGGCGGTCGCCCGGGAGTACCCGTCCGCGCAGTGCCTCGTCGTACCGGTCAACGACATCGAGGGCGGATACGACTATCCTCCCGAGGTGCGCTTCGAGATCGCCGAACAGGAGCTGCCGTCCTACCTGCGCGCGGCGGATTTCCTCAACATCACCGATGTGGACGTTCTCTGTGTCGAGCACGAGTTTGGTATCTACGGCGGGGTGGCGGGAAGCCACCTGCTCGCCCTGCTCCACGAGCTGCATATGCCCATCGTGACCACGCTTCACACGATCCTGCGCGACCCCAACCCCGACCAGCGGCGGGTCATGCACGAACTGATCAGGCTTTCGACGCGGCTCATCGTCATGGCCGATAAGGGCCGGCGCTTTCTGCTCGACGTGTACGAGACGCCGGCGCACAAGATTGACCTTATTCCGCACGGCATCCCCGACATGCCCTTCGCCGACCCCAATTTTTTCAAGGACGAGTTCGGCGTGGCGGGCAGGCAGGTACTGCTCACCTTCGGCCTTCTCTCGCCGAACAAGGGCATCGAGTACGCCCTTCGCGCGCTGCCGGCCATTATCGCCGAATTTCCCCGTACGGTGTTCATCGTGGTGGGCCAGACGCACCCGAACCTCCTGCGCGACGAAGGCGAATCGTACCGGTTGAGCCTGGAGCGGATGGCCAAGGACCTTGGCGTGTCGAAGCATGTCGTTTTTTTCAACCGCTTCGTGGAGCTGGATGAGCTGATGCGCTTTATCGGCGCGGCGGACATCTACATTACGCCCTATCTTACCGAAACGCAAATAACCTCGGGCACGCTGGCGTATGCGTTCGGCGCCGGCAACGCGGTCGTATCGACGCCCTACTGGCACGCGACGGAACTGCTTGCCGAGGATCGCGGCAAGCTGGTGCCGTTTCGGGACCCGGAGGCAATCGCGCGCGCCGTCATCGACCTTCTCCACGACGAGCCGCTGCGCCATTCGATGCGGAAAAACGCCTACCGAATGGGGCGCGACATGGTGTGGAGCCGTGTCGCCCAGCTTTATATGCAGTCCTTTCACCAGGCGGGTCAGGATCACAGCTTCATCGGGCGGAAATCATCCCCTATAAAAACCCTTGACGAGCAGCCGGGCCAGCTGCCTCCCCTGAAGCTCGACCACCTGTTTCGCATGAGCGATTCTACCGGAATATTCCAGCACGCCAGCTTCACCGTTCCGAATTTCTCCGAAGGCTACTGTACGGACGATAACGCGCGCGCGCTGGTGCTTGCCCTGCTGCTGCAGGGCTCGGGTCACGGCTCCCCGCGCGTGAGCGAGCTCGCCGCGACCTATGCGGCGTATTTGAATCATGCCTTCGACCGGAAGAGCCGACGATTCCGTAATTTCATGAGCTTCGACCGCCAATGGCTCGATGAAACCGGGTCGGAGGATTGCCACGGCCACGCCCTCTGGGCGCTGGGACTTTGTATGGGACATGCCGCCCAGAGCGGGCTCCATATGCTCGCGGCGGAACTTTTCGAACAGGCCCTTCCCCCCGCGCCCGGGTTCACCTCGCCGCGCGCGTGGGCGTATGCGCTTATCGGTATCGACGAATATCTCAGGCGGCTGAGCGGCGACCGACGCGCCGAGCAGATACGGGAAACGCTCACCATGAAGCTGATGCAGCGCCACGCGGACGCGGCAACGGGGGCCTGGGACTGGTTCGAGGACACGGTTACCTATGCGAACGCCAGGCTTTCCCACGCGCTCATTCTCAGCGGGCGATCAATGGAGGACACGGCGACGCTGAAAACCGGCCTTTCCACGCTGCGCTGGCTTATCGGGATACAAACATCCGATGCCGGTTCGTTCCGCGCGGTGGGGTCGAACGGATTTTTCCCCCGGGGCCAGGAACGCGCTCTCTTCGACCAGCAGCCCATCGAGGCTCAGGCCACCGTATCGGCCTGCATCGAGGCCTATTACGCCACTGGCGATTCGTTCTGGGCGGATGAAGCGCGCCGGGCCTTCGAATGGTTTCTGGGACGCAATGACCTGGGGCTTGCCCTGTACGATCCGAGCACGGGGGGCTGCCGCGACGGCCTGCATGTGGACCGGGTGAGCCAGAACCAGGGGGCCGAATCGACCCTTGCCTTCCTGCTCGCGCTTGCGGAAATGCAGACGCTCCAGGGCGCGCTCACCAGCTTCAAGGAAACCCCGGGCGCATAA
- a CDS encoding WYL domain-containing protein, whose product MEETMQKFKPQFRRLIFIDTRVRRGDYPNCATLAREYEANARTIARDIEYMRDMLDAPIEYDQGRRGYYYTQPNYMVPAINVSESDLFALCVAEKALAQYAGTPLYSTLDAVFRKLASLLPDDTRVSPSWLGTEYSFIPDSAATIDPEVWETLAVSLRGRNAVEIEHRKAHGEITKRVVHPYHIAAFRGEWYLIAWCSRRNEVLRFAVSRIEKACVCDGRYEIPAGFDFRNFLGESFGIMDEGEPFTVRVLFNSSQSPYVQERNWHPRQEVDLRADGSLVLSFPATSLFEVKRWVLSWGADARAIEPEKLAASIKAELMKSLGSYG is encoded by the coding sequence ATGGAGGAAACCATGCAAAAATTCAAACCCCAGTTCCGCAGGTTGATCTTCATCGACACACGCGTCCGCCGGGGCGATTATCCCAATTGCGCCACGCTGGCGCGCGAATACGAGGCGAACGCGCGCACCATCGCGCGGGATATCGAGTACATGCGCGACATGCTGGATGCCCCAATCGAATACGACCAGGGGAGACGAGGGTATTATTACACACAGCCAAACTACATGGTTCCGGCCATCAATGTGAGCGAAAGCGACCTGTTCGCGTTATGTGTAGCCGAAAAGGCCCTTGCGCAATACGCGGGGACCCCGCTCTATTCCACGCTGGACGCCGTATTCAGGAAACTCGCGTCCCTTTTGCCGGACGATACGCGTGTAAGCCCGTCATGGCTGGGCACGGAGTACTCGTTCATTCCCGATAGCGCCGCGACCATCGATCCCGAAGTATGGGAAACCCTTGCGGTCTCCCTTCGCGGACGGAACGCCGTCGAAATAGAACACCGCAAGGCGCACGGAGAGATTACGAAACGCGTAGTGCACCCTTACCACATCGCCGCGTTCCGGGGGGAATGGTACCTCATCGCGTGGTGCTCACGGAGAAACGAAGTACTGCGTTTCGCGGTGTCCCGCATAGAAAAGGCGTGCGTATGCGACGGGCGCTACGAGATCCCCGCCGGATTCGACTTCCGGAATTTTCTTGGGGAAAGCTTCGGCATAATGGACGAGGGCGAGCCCTTCACCGTGCGCGTTCTGTTCAACTCCTCGCAATCTCCGTACGTACAAGAACGGAATTGGCATCCCAGACAGGAGGTGGACCTTCGCGCGGACGGCAGCCTCGTGCTCTCTTTTCCCGCCACATCGCTTTTCGAAGTCAAGCGCTGGGTACTCTCCTGGGGAGCCGATGCCCGTGCGATCGAACCTGAGAAACTTGCAGCGAGCATTAAAGCGGAGCTGATGAAATCGCTTGGAAGCTACGGATAA
- a CDS encoding GIY-YIG nuclease family protein: protein MYILECSDGTYYTGSTWNLEKRLIEHNAGMGAHYTAKRLPVVLAFYEEFNRIDDAFYREKQVQGWSHKKKHALIEQNWERVHELAECRNETHCRNAPFDSAQGAGGGPAQGVAENAGQRVVNKTVR, encoded by the coding sequence ATGTACATTCTCGAGTGCTCCGACGGAACATATTACACGGGCAGTACCTGGAATCTTGAAAAACGTTTGATAGAGCATAATGCAGGAATGGGCGCTCACTATACCGCGAAACGCCTCCCGGTGGTACTGGCATTTTATGAAGAGTTTAATCGGATAGATGACGCCTTTTACCGGGAGAAACAGGTACAAGGGTGGAGTCATAAAAAGAAACACGCGCTCATTGAGCAAAACTGGGAAAGGGTGCATGAACTGGCGGAATGCAGAAATGAGACTCATTGCAGGAACGCTCCCTTCGACTCCGCTCAGGGAGCGGGTGGGGGCCCTGCTCAAGGGGTGGCTGAGAATGCCGGGCAGAGAGTGGTTAATAAGACCGTGCGTTGA
- a CDS encoding CRISPR-associated endonuclease Cas3'', with translation MNRRASATVQIAHVKRDDTGEWKTQTLREHLDGVAILAKGFAEAFGSGDWAEVAGYWHDLGKYLPEWQKYIRKETGYDEGAYIETQKGRPNHSTAGAVLSFKLFEEAVKNREKAKTIARIIAYLVSGHHAGLPDWYPDYAGGDLQNRIFKDGVLWTEELNRIKTEPDSKEFIEKNLPVTSPLGIPDPMTQKENFHLWIRMLFSCLVDADYLDTEAFMKPERAELRGKYPTLKELKHRFDSFMDNKRREAKDNSINWERNAILQSCREKAKIEPGIFSLNVPTGGGKTLSSMAFALEHAIKHDKQRIIMAIPYTSIIEQTAKVYKYGTDDEKEIEKVLKTGTWLFGENAVLDHHSNIDPDKESPASILSTENWDAPVIVTTNVQLFESLFASRPSNCRKLHNIINSVIILDEAQMLPPEYLRPILSMLQGLVDHFRVTVVLCTATQPTLEGKIGSQGTAFQGLKSVRPIIDGPEVLSKSFKRVTIEPPTDLNSRSSWDDVANELNHYPQVICIVNKRNDCRDLHALMPEGTIHLSALMCGEERSEIISNIKTALREGKPVKVISTQLVEAGVDIDFPIVYRALAGMDSIAQAAGRCNREGKLNAMGELGKVVVFNPPKSAPVGLLRKGEDASKSLLRQRSKIELKPELFTEYFNAFYAAVNDFDKAKFKTCLVDESEEFKFQFRTFAHEFRLIDDQAQKGIIIWYEGKNHSSLKLIDELKNYGPSQSLARKLQRFTVTVPIRILQKLVNEGFVSDEESNGYFVQTSDGLYKKGLGLMYDIETDSALNVV, from the coding sequence ATGAACCGCCGCGCCTCCGCCACTGTGCAGATAGCCCATGTAAAGCGTGATGACACGGGGGAATGGAAAACCCAGACGCTTAGAGAGCATTTGGATGGAGTTGCGATCCTTGCGAAGGGATTTGCGGAGGCGTTTGGGAGCGGGGACTGGGCGGAGGTTGCGGGATATTGGCATGACCTTGGGAAGTACCTTCCGGAATGGCAGAAATACATAAGAAAGGAAACGGGATATGATGAAGGTGCATATATTGAAACACAGAAAGGCCGTCCAAACCATAGCACTGCCGGTGCGGTTCTTTCTTTCAAGCTTTTTGAGGAAGCCGTTAAAAATCGCGAGAAAGCAAAGACTATCGCGCGAATAATTGCGTATCTTGTTTCAGGTCATCATGCAGGTTTGCCTGATTGGTATCCGGATTATGCAGGAGGTGATCTTCAGAATCGTATTTTTAAGGATGGTGTTTTATGGACAGAAGAGCTAAATAGAATAAAGACTGAACCAGATAGCAAGGAATTCATCGAAAAGAACCTTCCTGTTACGTCACCCCTCGGCATTCCCGATCCCATGACACAGAAAGAAAACTTCCATCTCTGGATTCGGATGCTCTTTTCCTGTCTTGTGGACGCGGATTATCTTGACACCGAAGCATTCATGAAGCCCGAACGGGCGGAGTTGAGAGGGAAATATCCAACACTTAAGGAATTAAAGCATCGGTTCGATTCTTTTATGGATAATAAGAGAAGAGAAGCAAAAGACAATTCCATAAATTGGGAAAGAAATGCTATCCTTCAGTCTTGCAGGGAAAAAGCAAAAATTGAACCAGGGATATTTTCTCTGAATGTCCCGACCGGCGGAGGGAAAACCCTTTCTTCAATGGCGTTTGCACTGGAGCATGCAATAAAACATGATAAACAACGAATTATCATGGCGATACCATACACCAGCATTATTGAACAGACCGCAAAAGTCTATAAGTACGGCACTGATGATGAAAAAGAAATTGAAAAAGTGTTAAAAACAGGCACTTGGCTTTTTGGTGAGAATGCAGTTCTTGATCACCATAGCAATATCGATCCTGATAAAGAATCTCCCGCAAGTATCCTCTCGACGGAGAACTGGGACGCGCCTGTAATTGTAACAACCAATGTCCAACTGTTTGAATCACTATTCGCGAGCCGCCCGTCGAACTGCCGGAAGCTCCATAATATAATCAATAGCGTAATTATTTTGGATGAGGCCCAGATGCTTCCGCCGGAATACCTGAGGCCGATTCTTTCCATGCTTCAAGGGCTCGTCGATCATTTTCGTGTGACGGTAGTTTTATGCACCGCCACCCAGCCCACACTTGAAGGAAAAATCGGCTCACAAGGTACCGCGTTTCAAGGGTTGAAAAGTGTTAGGCCCATCATTGATGGGCCCGAAGTGCTTTCCAAATCATTCAAAAGAGTGACGATTGAACCGCCAACAGACTTGAATAGCCGATCTTCTTGGGACGACGTTGCCAACGAGCTTAACCATTACCCACAGGTAATCTGTATTGTCAACAAGCGCAATGACTGCCGGGACCTCCATGCGCTTATGCCGGAAGGAACGATCCATTTATCCGCGCTTATGTGCGGGGAAGAGCGTAGTGAAATAATTTCTAATATAAAAACTGCTTTGAGGGAAGGGAAGCCGGTCAAGGTTATAAGCACTCAACTTGTGGAAGCTGGCGTGGACATTGATTTCCCCATAGTATATCGGGCCCTTGCCGGTATGGATTCCATCGCTCAGGCGGCCGGACGCTGCAATCGTGAGGGAAAACTTAACGCTATGGGGGAGCTTGGAAAGGTTGTGGTCTTCAATCCTCCAAAATCGGCGCCCGTTGGATTGCTTCGAAAGGGGGAGGACGCCAGCAAATCTTTACTCAGACAGCGAAGTAAGATTGAGCTGAAACCGGAATTGTTCACGGAATATTTTAATGCTTTCTATGCCGCCGTGAACGATTTCGACAAAGCGAAATTCAAAACGTGTTTGGTGGATGAATCGGAAGAATTTAAATTCCAATTCCGCACCTTTGCTCATGAATTCCGATTGATAGACGATCAGGCACAAAAAGGAATTATTATCTGGTACGAAGGTAAAAATCATAGTAGCTTGAAATTGATTGATGAGCTGAAAAATTACGGTCCAAGTCAGAGTTTGGCTAGGAAGCTGCAAAGATTTACTGTGACTGTTCCCATCCGGATATTGCAAAAACTTGTTAATGAAGGCTTTGTGAGCGACGAAGAGTCGAATGGCTACTTTGTGCAGACGAGTGATGGGTTGTATAAAAAAGGTCTTGGTCTAATGTACGATATCGAGACCGACTCGGCATTGAATGTCGTTTGA